The genomic DNA GAAACGCATTTATGATTACTTTCAGGCACATCTGCCCGTTCGCCAGCAGCAAACGGCGGAAGGCCATTCCGTTAGAGCTGTCTATCTGTATAGTGCTATGGCGGATTTGGCAGCGGAATACAGCGACGAGGAGCTGATGAATGCTTGTAAGGAGCTCTGGAGAGATACGGTTCACCGTAAAATGTATGTCACTGGCGGCATCGGCTCGTCTGCATATGAGGAACGTTTTACGATTCCCTTCGACCTGCCGAATGACCGGGCTTATACGGAGACATGCGCTGCTATCGGACTGATGTTCTGGGGGCATCGTATGCTGCAAATCGAAAAAGATCGGCAGTACGCCGACGTTATTGAACTCGCCCTTTTCAACGGCGTTCTTAGCGGCATTTCACTGGATGGTAAAAGCTATTTTTATGTAAATCCATTGGAGGTATGGCCCCAAGCAGCCGATTTCCGCAACGATATGAATTCAGTCAAGGTCACAAGGCAGCCGTGGTTTGGCTGCGCATGCTGTCCGCCTAATATTGCCCGGCTTCTTGCCTCATTAGGCCAGTACATCTACTCCCATCAAGACGATGACCAGGAAATATATGTCCATCAATATATAGGAAGTACGCTAGATGCGACCCTGAGTGGGAAGCAAGTCCGATTGTCGCAGCAAACAAACTATCCGTGGGACGGTCAAGTCACTATAGAAGTGACATCAGCAGAACAGATCGAGTTTACAGTAGCCGTTCGCATTCCAAGTTGGTGCAAACAGGCCGAAATCCGCGTAAACAACGTGCCTGCCAACGCCTCCAATCACGAAAATGGATATGTCAAACTTCGCAGGGAATGGCAAACCGGTGATCGCATCGAGTTAAATTTGGATATGCCAGTAGAACATATTCATGCCCACCCTCAGCTCAGAGCCAATGCCGGCAAGGTTGCCCTTCAGCGGGGTCCGGTCATTTACTGCTTAGAAGAAGAGGATAACGGAGCTAACCTTCAGGATATCACCATTCCAAGTGATGCCCGGTTTCATGTCCAATTCGCTGAGCATCTCTTGGGTGGTGTCTCCATATTAACTGGTATCGGAACGCGCAGCGTCTACCCATCAGGCGATGACCAATTACTCTACACTACACAAGGCTTCTGCAGGGAGAACGTACCGCTAACGGCGATCCCTTACTTTGCCTGGAGCAACCGCTCCCGTGGTGAAATGACTGTTTGGATGAGGCAGCACTGATTCAATATAAATGAACAAAAGCCGGGAAGACTGTCTTCCCGGCTTTTTTATGCACGCTACATTATGTATGTTGGTTATGGATTAAAGCTTAAAATCTATGTGTCTCACGTCCGGAGTGGTTGACATTAGCATAAGCGGAAGCCGTATATCTAAACAAAACATATCCAAGACCTACGTAAACCAATGCGCCGACCAAACCGCCAAGTCCGATGTTATTGAATGGGAACAAAATAACAAAGGCGTTGATCCATAGCGCATACGGCAGGTATTTGACATTTCCGGACACCAGCGTCATCCACGCTCCGATCCAAAACGCGTAAAGAGCGATCAGAAGCAGCGGAATCGTCACAAAAATGACATTCAGTGCATGGTGGGAGGAGTACGGGAGAATGGCGTACAGCAGTTCATGCAAGAACTGGATCCCCAGGGCCCCAAACAACAGGTGAAGCTCGAATGGAGCCAGCACGCCGTACAGTCTGAAGGACTGAAACCATTTTCTAGTCTCCTGCAAAACCACGGAAAATTGCTGCACTACACATCCCCCTCCTGTTTTTCAATCTCGATAAACTGATGTCCGCATTCCGGACAAAATCTCGCAGCAACCGGAACCGTATGGCCGCAGGTGCATTTCTTCTCATCTGCAATGACATTGATTTGATGCAGGTTCAGCTGAATCTCGTCCTGAAGCTGCACAATCCGATCAACCATCGGCTGCAGCTGCTCGGGGCTGCACATGCTCTCCCGCTCCAGCGAATCAAACACCATTTTGCCGATATGCTGGTATTCCTGCTCAATCTCCTTTTGCTTGCTGGAATTCTGCATCTTGAGACGGTTTACTTCCACCGCAATCTTGGCCTTGTTGCCCGCTTCGGCCACGCCTGACTTCAGCTTGTCAAAAAAACTCATAAAACCTCAGCTCCTTTCGATAATTGTTCGGTTCATCCCATGTGGTTAGGTATTAAGAATTAATTATAAAGCCCGATCCTGGCTGGGTCATGCGGCTAAAGTATCATTTCCATGATTTAGGAGGACATCACTCTGCGCGCTCAATGATCAATTCATATCTTCGCTTTATATCCGTCAGACGCGATTCCATCATCCGGTACTCCTTCTCCAGCTGCCTGACCATCTGTTTGACTGCATCCAGCTTATCTTCCACCTTCGAAAGAGTCTCGTTGATCCGGCCCTGCACCATCCAATCGGAAATAAAGCCGTCAAAAAAGTAGTCTGAGAAACGAAGGAAGTTTCCGATGTCGATCTCTATGGAAAGACTTTGCTGCACATCCTGCAGCTCTTTTCCGAACCTGCGCAGGCTGGCCTCCGCGTCATGGATGTAATCCATTGCTTCATCTATATTGTTATGCTTGATATGCGTCGATATCATTCCCCCGCCAAGCATGTCATAGGTACCCCAGTTACGTGCTGAATGAAGGTGGTCTCTCGCTTCTTCCAGATCATGAAGCACGTAATGACCGGCCTGTACCGCTTCCTGCATCTCTTTTAATTGTATCGCCAGATCTGTCTGCTGCTCCGAAAGCTCTGCCAATTCACCGTTCTGCTGCAGTATAATTCTTTCCTTTTCCTGCAAAATACGCTCATATTCTATATCCGAATAGCGTACATCCTGAAGCAGCTTCTGCGTTTCCCCGCATTGCTTTCTTATATCTTCAACAGCACGTACCGCCGCATCATACTTGGCTTTTGCCTCCAGTACCTCCAGCTGCTCACGCTCCAGCTTCTCTTCCTTTTTGCCGATCAGACCGAAGAATAGCCCGGATAAGGAGGTTCCGGTTAAGCGATCCACATCTTTCTCTTCATCCGCCAGACGCTTCTTCCATCCATCCGCTTCCTGCTCACGTTGATTGAGCTCGGCTTCCAGCTCCTGAAGACGCTTCCCCCATCTCTCTTTATTTCTCATGCTCTCCTTCAGTTCAGTCAGACGAGCATTCGCCGCTTCAAACATCCGCATCCCCTCCACGTCAATTTTTACATGCATTACCTTTTAAACGTGTTTGGCCGCGAGAAGTTTCAATAGATTCGGAAAAGCCCGTCCCTGAATCGTATGCCGGGGCTGTTTCTGACACAAGCTAGATTTTACTGCGGAAAATCGATATGATGGGATAAGATTGCATAAAGGAGTGAACATGGATTTCATGAAATTCAAAAAAGCTTACCTTCCACTCATGATCATGATCGTAGCTGCGCTCGCGCTCGGCGGCTGCGGCAAAAAAGAAGAAAAGTCGGCGGAGGCCAAAAGCTGGACAAGCGCGCCGAAGATGGAGATTGACACAAGCAAGACCTACGAGGCTGAGGTCAAGACATCCAAAGGCTCGTTCACCATTGAGCTCTTCGCCAAAGACGCCCCGAAGACGGTTAACAACTTCGTATTCTTGTCTAAGGAAGGCTTCTACGATGATGTGATATTCCACCGCATTATTGAATCGTTCATGGTTCAAACTGGCGACCCGACGGGAACCGGTGCTGGCGGTCCGGGATATACCTTCGAGGATGAGAAAACAAGCTACAAATATGAGCCAGGCATCGTAGCCATGGCCAATGCCGGAGCGAATACGAACGGCAGCCAGTTCTTCATCTGCACAGGTGAAGACAGCACCTCACTGAATCAGCAGCCAAACTACACCATCTTTGGTAAAGTAACGGATGGAATGGACGTCGTGAAGAAAATTGCCGCAACACCGGTTGAAACAAACCCTGACACAGGCGAGCAAAGCAAACCAACGGAAACGGTGAAGATCGAAAGCATTAAAATCAAGAAAAAATAAGCGAAAAAGGACCGCTCTTCAGCCAGCCAGGCTGAAGGGCGGTCCTTTTTGCATTTACTCGTAAATCAAGGTCCGGCCATATACCGATTAAACCTCTTGGGAATAGTTTTGCGAATAGTGAGCAGAGCTTGAACATATTTTGGTACAAACAGGATTCGTGATGCGCCGATTTCTTTTTAACAGGAGGACCCATGAACACTATTATACTTGGAAGCTTGGCCACCTCGATATGCACAGCACTAGGTGCCCTGCCGGCGCTGATGTTCTCCAACGTGACACACCGGGGGAGAGACATTCTGCTCGCGTTTACGGCAGGCATTATGGTCGCCGCTTCGACTTATGGCCTGATCCCGTCAGCGTTAAAATTGTCCAACCTATGGATTCTCACGATCGGCACGCTGCTGGGAACGGTTATCCTTACCCTTCTGGAGCTGCTGATTCCCCATCAGGATTTAAAGCATTCGGCCCAGGATATTGACAATAGCCGGACTAGCTCTCTGCTGTTCCTCTCCGCGATGGCGCTTCATAATTTGCCGGAAGGATTATCCGTAGGAGTCAGCTATGGAAGCAGCAATCAGGAACTCGGTACAATCGTCGCTTTAAGCATCGGTCTGCAAAATATACCCGAAGGATTCCTGACGGCATTGTTTCTCATTACCCATGGATTACGCAGGCGTACCGCCCTGCTTTTGGCTACGCTTACCGGTATACTGGAGCTTGCAGCCTGCTGGGTCGGACTGGAGTTTACCGAAAGCTTCAGCGCCATTGTTCCTTACGGTCTCGCCTTCGCGGCAGGCGCCATGCTGTTCGTTGTCTATAAAGAACTCATTCCCGAAAGCCATGGTGATGGCAATGAGCGGGCTTCCACCTTTTCATTCATTTTTGGTCTGCTTACCATGATCGCTCTGACTCATCTCCTGAGATAAAAGTGGCACGTAGACACCCTAATTTCCTGGAGAAAATAAGTTAATGATGATGAACCTGCCCCATACTGGTGGTGTATATTTTCAACTTGACCAGAATCAACACGAAGGCCAGCGCTGCAAATAGCATTCCGCCCCAGATCAGCTGGTGGATGCCAAGCCGGGAAATGATCCAGCCGCCGAGGGATGATCCCAGCGTAATGCCAAGATTTGAAAAGGATACGAACAGGCTGTTGCCAAACTCCGGCGCCTCATTCACCTCTGTCATAAGCCAGGTTTGGCTGACAATGAGACCTCCGGAATGAATCATTCCCCATAGAAATACCACGAACAGCATCGGGACAAAAGAAGTGCCCAGCGCATAAATAAGCAGGTAGATGACGAGATAGAGCAGCGGGAAAGCCACAACGGTTCTGATCATATTCTTTTGCAGCGAGCCGCCGAACAGGAAGTTGCCGACAATCATAATCACGCCAAATACCATCAGCATCACGCTGATCCATGAACCGCTCATATGCGTAACTTGTCCAAGATATTCAGCAAAGTAGCTGTAAACCGAAAACATCGCCGCGAAAATGCAGGAAACCGCAGCAATATTCAGCCACACGGCAGGCTTCCGCAGGATGCCAAGCTGCTTGCCGTAAGACATTTTCTCCTGGACCGGCATCGATGGCAGCAGGATCAGAATCCCCGCGAAGGCGATC from Paenibacillus sp. J23TS9 includes the following:
- a CDS encoding glycoside hydrolase family 127 protein, with product MERTSPLLKQSMLPASIKQVRIHDTFWSPRQLGVIETVVPYQWDALNDNIPDAEPSHTIENFRLAAKEADGEYYGMVFQDSDLGKWLETVGFVLSVTQDPQLVQIADEVIDLLERAQQPDGYLNTYYTVKEPGKRWTNLRDNHELYCAGHLMEAAVSYYEATGKTKFLDIMSRYADYIAEVFGKEEGQKRGYDGHPEIELALVKLAHATGNKAYMELSKFFVDERGQQPHFFDLEAQERIEAGDLSRDKPNQKKRIYDYFQAHLPVRQQQTAEGHSVRAVYLYSAMADLAAEYSDEELMNACKELWRDTVHRKMYVTGGIGSSAYEERFTIPFDLPNDRAYTETCAAIGLMFWGHRMLQIEKDRQYADVIELALFNGVLSGISLDGKSYFYVNPLEVWPQAADFRNDMNSVKVTRQPWFGCACCPPNIARLLASLGQYIYSHQDDDQEIYVHQYIGSTLDATLSGKQVRLSQQTNYPWDGQVTIEVTSAEQIEFTVAVRIPSWCKQAEIRVNNVPANASNHENGYVKLRREWQTGDRIELNLDMPVEHIHAHPQLRANAGKVALQRGPVIYCLEEEDNGANLQDITIPSDARFHVQFAEHLLGGVSILTGIGTRSVYPSGDDQLLYTTQGFCRENVPLTAIPYFAWSNRSRGEMTVWMRQH
- a CDS encoding zinc ribbon domain-containing protein is translated as MSFFDKLKSGVAEAGNKAKIAVEVNRLKMQNSSKQKEIEQEYQHIGKMVFDSLERESMCSPEQLQPMVDRIVQLQDEIQLNLHQINVIADEKKCTCGHTVPVAARFCPECGHQFIEIEKQEGDV
- a CDS encoding peptidylprolyl isomerase, whose protein sequence is MKFKKAYLPLMIMIVAALALGGCGKKEEKSAEAKSWTSAPKMEIDTSKTYEAEVKTSKGSFTIELFAKDAPKTVNNFVFLSKEGFYDDVIFHRIIESFMVQTGDPTGTGAGGPGYTFEDEKTSYKYEPGIVAMANAGANTNGSQFFICTGEDSTSLNQQPNYTIFGKVTDGMDVVKKIAATPVETNPDTGEQSKPTETVKIESIKIKKK
- a CDS encoding ZIP family metal transporter, translating into MNTIILGSLATSICTALGALPALMFSNVTHRGRDILLAFTAGIMVAASTYGLIPSALKLSNLWILTIGTLLGTVILTLLELLIPHQDLKHSAQDIDNSRTSSLLFLSAMALHNLPEGLSVGVSYGSSNQELGTIVALSIGLQNIPEGFLTALFLITHGLRRRTALLLATLTGILELAACWVGLEFTESFSAIVPYGLAFAAGAMLFVVYKELIPESHGDGNERASTFSFIFGLLTMIALTHLLR
- a CDS encoding MFS transporter, translating into MKKNSPLLIIILALGVFGIITTEMGIVGVLPQITQKFNISTAQAGLLVSVFALVVAVSGPFVTLLASGMNRKVILSLSVLIFAMSNIFYALTGRFEVLMVFRIIPAIFHPVFFSIALVTAAQLVSPEKSGQAVTKVFAGITVGFAFGVPLTSYLAEQISLEAAFLFAAAVNAIAFAGILILLPSMPVQEKMSYGKQLGILRKPAVWLNIAAVSCIFAAMFSVYSYFAEYLGQVTHMSGSWISVMLMVFGVIMIVGNFLFGGSLQKNMIRTVVAFPLLYLVIYLLIYALGTSFVPMLFVVFLWGMIHSGGLIVSQTWLMTEVNEAPEFGNSLFVSFSNLGITLGSSLGGWIISRLGIHQLIWGGMLFAALAFVLILVKLKIYTTSMGQVHHH